From a region of the Canis lupus dingo isolate Sandy chromosome 5, ASM325472v2, whole genome shotgun sequence genome:
- the MFAP4 gene encoding microfibril-associated glycoprotein 4 has translation MKVLLALPLLFLCTPPCAPQISGIRGDALEKPCLPQPLDCDDVYAQGYQVDGVYLIYPSGPSVPVPVFCDMTTAGGKWTVFQKRFNGSVSFFRGWNDYKLGFGRADGEYWLGLQNLHLLTLKQKYELRVDLEDFENNTASAKYAEFSISPNAVSAEEDGYTLYVAGFEDGGAGDSLSYHSGQKFSTFDRDQDLFVQNCAALSSGAFWFRSCHFANLNGFYLGGSHLSYANGINWAQWKGFYYSLKRTEMKIRRA, from the exons ATGAAG GTTCTTCTGGCCCTGCCGCTGCTGTTTCTCTGCacgcccccctgcgccccccagATCTCCGGGATCCGGGGAGACG ctctggaGAAGCCTTGCCTTCCGCAGCCCCTGGACTGTGATGACGTCTACGCGCAGGGGTACCAGGTGGACGGTGTGTACCTCATCTACCCCTCGGGCCCCAGCGTGCCCGTGCCGGTCTTCTGTGACATGACCACTGCGGGCGGAAAGTGGACG GTTTTCCAGAAGAGATTCAATGGCTCAGTGAGTTTCTTCCGGGGCTGGAACGACTACAAGCTGGGCTTCGGCCGTGCCGACGGGGAGTACTGGCTGG GGCTGCAGAACCTGCACCTCCTGACGCTGAAGCAGAAGTACGAGCTGCGAGTGGACCTGGAGGACTTTGAGAACAACACGGCCTCCGCCAAGTATGCCGAATTCTCTATCTCGCCCAACGCGGTCAGTGCCGAGGAGGATGGCTACACCCTTTACGTGGCAGGCTTCGAGGACGGCGGGGCAG GCGACTCCCTGTCCTACCACAGCGGCCAGAAGTTCTCCACCTTCGACCGGGACCAGGACCTCTTTGTGCAGAACTGCGCGGCCCTCTCCTCAGGAGCCTTCTGGTTCCGCAGCTGCCACTTTGCCAACCTCAACGGCttctacctgggtggctcccacCTCTCCTATGCTAATGGCATCAACTGGGCCCAGTGGAAGGGCTTCTACTACTCCCTCAAGCGCACCGAGATGAAAATCCGCCGGGCCTGA